Proteins encoded together in one Amblyomma americanum isolate KBUSLIRL-KWMA chromosome 1, ASM5285725v1, whole genome shotgun sequence window:
- the LOC144116351 gene encoding uncharacterized protein LOC144116351 isoform X4, translated as MIGGEEKTTTTRHTWTNTEAIKGRVRARPEGNSREAEAPAGQEHFGWKRATPATAPVISRSTASHRGLPAMPESVPESQRRTLPPATARGISSAVATHPGGAPKANNTGITFTGAWTGSLYDAASDASPSTSNAASDAIPSTANAASTPPTGSIQRRSHTEPTLLWSGGCLMQMWPASTPILQAFCVAPGTGMVAGRPG; from the exons atgattggtggagaagagaagacgacgacgacaaggcatacgtggactaacaccgaggctataaaagggcgagtgagagcgaggcccgaggggaacagcagagaagcggaggctccggcgggtcaggaacactttggctggaagagagcgacgccggctactgctccggtgatctcgcgttctacggcatcgcatcgtggacttcctgccatgcctgagtccgttccggagagtcaacggaggacgctaccacctgctacggccaggggtatctccagcgctgttgccacccatccgggtggtgcccccaaagccaacaacaccggcatcaccttcacgggcgcttggaccggaagcttgtacgacgcagccagcgacgccagcccgagcacgtcgaacgccgccagcgacgccatcccaagcacggcgaacgccgcctcgacgccgcctactggatccatacaacgccgcagccacaccgaaccaacc CTGCTCTGGAGCGGAGGGTGCCTGATGCAGATGTGGCCCGCATCAACTCCCATATTGCAAGCTTTTTGTGTGGCACCAGGGACCGGGATGGTGGCCGGAAGGCCAGGATGA